The following proteins are co-located in the Carassius gibelio isolate Cgi1373 ecotype wild population from Czech Republic chromosome A9, carGib1.2-hapl.c, whole genome shotgun sequence genome:
- the LOC128019444 gene encoding tumor necrosis factor ligand superfamily member 13B-like isoform X1, whose product MPAEDVGPGRGERRRLPWLFLVLVIAAVTSSSLSVISLYHVLALQAEVEGLRAEVVRKREEQSGTLDEHMQGAEKQTHQQEEEEHKERIEYLQQTETDDTITDHNVLSKRSVGHTSNKAEPQPCLQMMADNKKTTFQKEFALDLCTAIPWQVGLKRGSALEEDQGTILVKKEGFFFIYSQLSFSQVYYTDSTFAMGHIVIRIKKNVVGDESQHVVLFRCIQSMNRVNHFNTCYTGGVVKLDSGDRLELLIPRTHANISLEGDSTFLGAIKLA is encoded by the exons ATGCCTGCTGAAGATGTTGGTCCAGGTCGGGGTGAAAGGAGAAGGTTGCCATGGCTGTTTCTGGTGCTGGTCATCGCTGCGGTCACCTCCTCTTCCCTGTCTGTGATCTCCTTGTACCATGTACTTGCCCTGCAAGCCGAAGTGGAGGGTTTGAGAGCCGAGGTGGTCCGCAAGAGAGAGGAGCAAAGCGGGACACTGGATGAACACATGCAGGGGGCAGAAAAACAAACCCATCAGCAGGAAGAAGAAGAGCACAAAGAGAGAATTGAG TATCTGCAGCAGACGGAGACGGATGATACCATAACGGACCATAATGTCCTGTCAAAAAGGAGCGTGGGTCATACTTCAAACAAAGCAG AACCCCAGCCCTGCTTACAGATGATGGCAGACAACAAGAAAACTACTTTCCAGAAAG AGTTTGCTTTGGATTTATGCACAGCTATCCCATGGCAAGTCGGACTGAAGCGTGGCTCGGCTCTGGAGGAAGACCAGGGCACCATTTTAGTCAAAAAGGAGGGATTCTTCTTTATCTATAGTCAG CTCTCCTTTTCCCAGGTTTACTACACAGACTCTACGTTCGCTATGGGCCACATCGTGATTCGTATAAAGAAGAACGTGGTAGGAGACGAGAGTCAGCACGTCGTTCTGTTCCGCTGTATTCAGAGCATGAATCGAGTCAATCACTTCAACACGTGCTACACTGGAG GTGTAGTGAAGTTGGATTCTGGGGACAGACTGGAGCTCCTGATACCTCGTACTCATGCAAATATCTCTCTGGAAGGGGACTCCACCTTCTTAGGAGCAATAAAACTGGCCTGA
- the LOC128019444 gene encoding tumor necrosis factor ligand superfamily member 13B-like isoform X2 yields MPAEDVGPGRGERRRLPWLFLVLVIAAVTSSSLSVISLYHVLALQAEVEGLRAEVVRKREEQSGTLDEHMQGAEKQTHQQEEEEHKERIEYLQQTETDDTITDHNVLSKRSVGHTSNKAEPQPCLQMMADNKKTTFQKEFALDLCTAIPWQVGLKRGSALEEDQGTILVKKEGFFFIYSQVYYTDSTFAMGHIVIRIKKNVVGDESQHVVLFRCIQSMNRVNHFNTCYTGGVVKLDSGDRLELLIPRTHANISLEGDSTFLGAIKLA; encoded by the exons ATGCCTGCTGAAGATGTTGGTCCAGGTCGGGGTGAAAGGAGAAGGTTGCCATGGCTGTTTCTGGTGCTGGTCATCGCTGCGGTCACCTCCTCTTCCCTGTCTGTGATCTCCTTGTACCATGTACTTGCCCTGCAAGCCGAAGTGGAGGGTTTGAGAGCCGAGGTGGTCCGCAAGAGAGAGGAGCAAAGCGGGACACTGGATGAACACATGCAGGGGGCAGAAAAACAAACCCATCAGCAGGAAGAAGAAGAGCACAAAGAGAGAATTGAG TATCTGCAGCAGACGGAGACGGATGATACCATAACGGACCATAATGTCCTGTCAAAAAGGAGCGTGGGTCATACTTCAAACAAAGCAG AACCCCAGCCCTGCTTACAGATGATGGCAGACAACAAGAAAACTACTTTCCAGAAAG AGTTTGCTTTGGATTTATGCACAGCTATCCCATGGCAAGTCGGACTGAAGCGTGGCTCGGCTCTGGAGGAAGACCAGGGCACCATTTTAGTCAAAAAGGAGGGATTCTTCTTTATCTATAGTCAG GTTTACTACACAGACTCTACGTTCGCTATGGGCCACATCGTGATTCGTATAAAGAAGAACGTGGTAGGAGACGAGAGTCAGCACGTCGTTCTGTTCCGCTGTATTCAGAGCATGAATCGAGTCAATCACTTCAACACGTGCTACACTGGAG GTGTAGTGAAGTTGGATTCTGGGGACAGACTGGAGCTCCTGATACCTCGTACTCATGCAAATATCTCTCTGGAAGGGGACTCCACCTTCTTAGGAGCAATAAAACTGGCCTGA